Proteins found in one Vagococcus carniphilus genomic segment:
- the hutI gene encoding imidazolonepropionase translates to MTADKILINFSQIFCPIDKDRPLKGKEMSQATIIENGYIAIKNGKILKVDSGEPEKNLVGEHTKIIDYTGKLASPGLIDCHTHLVYGGSRENEFSKKLNGVSYLDILKEGGGILSTVRSTRSASFETLYDKSKRLLDQMIIHGVTTVEAKSGYGLNWQTEKRQLDVVKELNHNHPIDLVSTFMAAHAVPPEFEGDGDAFIEMIIDEMLPKVKEENLAEFCDIFCETGVFTADQSRRLLTAAKEMGFKLRIHADEIDSIGGVDVAAEVGAISAEHLMAATDDGIKKMSESNVIGNLLPGTTFSLMANTYAPAKKMLDAGMAITLSTDSNPGSCPTSNIQFIMQLGCFKMQLTPIQVFNAVTINAAYSVGLGNSIGSFKEGKIADIAIWDAPNVDYPLYFFATNLVQDVYKHGELVSKNHQIL, encoded by the coding sequence ATGACAGCAGATAAAATTTTAATAAATTTTAGCCAAATTTTTTGTCCAATTGACAAAGATCGCCCACTTAAAGGGAAAGAAATGAGTCAAGCAACAATTATCGAAAATGGGTACATCGCTATTAAAAATGGCAAGATTTTAAAAGTAGATTCTGGAGAACCAGAAAAAAACTTAGTTGGAGAGCACACTAAAATTATTGATTATACAGGTAAATTAGCTTCTCCTGGTTTAATTGATTGTCATACTCACTTAGTTTATGGTGGCAGTCGTGAAAATGAATTCTCAAAAAAATTAAATGGTGTTAGCTATTTAGATATTTTAAAAGAAGGTGGCGGTATTTTAAGTACAGTTCGTTCAACACGCTCCGCTTCTTTTGAAACACTTTATGACAAATCAAAAAGATTATTAGATCAAATGATTATTCACGGCGTAACAACTGTTGAAGCTAAAAGTGGATATGGTTTAAACTGGCAAACCGAAAAGCGTCAATTAGATGTAGTAAAAGAATTAAATCATAACCATCCAATTGATTTAGTTTCTACCTTTATGGCTGCACATGCTGTTCCACCTGAATTTGAAGGCGACGGAGATGCATTTATCGAAATGATTATTGACGAGATGCTTCCAAAAGTAAAAGAAGAAAACTTAGCAGAATTCTGTGATATTTTCTGTGAGACTGGCGTCTTTACAGCAGACCAATCTCGTCGTTTATTAACAGCTGCTAAAGAAATGGGATTCAAATTAAGAATTCATGCTGATGAAATTGATTCCATTGGCGGAGTAGACGTAGCTGCTGAAGTTGGAGCTATTAGTGCTGAGCATTTAATGGCTGCTACAGATGATGGCATTAAAAAAATGAGTGAAAGTAACGTTATTGGTAACTTATTACCAGGAACAACATTTAGTTTGATGGCAAATACTTATGCACCTGCTAAAAAAATGTTAGATGCTGGAATGGCTATTACATTATCAACTGACAGTAACCCAGGTAGTTGTCCGACATCAAATATTCAATTTATCATGCAATTAGGTTGCTTTAAAATGCAATTAACACCTATTCAAGTCTTCAATGCCGTAACTATCAATGCTGCTTACTCAGTGGGCTTAGGAAACTCAATTGGAAGCTTTAAAGAAGGTAAAATAGCAGATATCGCTATTTGGGATGCTCCAAATGTAGATTATCCTCTATACTTCTTTGCAACAAACTTAGTTCAAGATGTTTACAAACACGGTGAACTTGTTTCTAAAAATCATCAAATTCTATAA
- a CDS encoding urocanate hydratase, protein MISNQNISDAMTIKLPDVLPDMPVFQEGIRRAPDRGFRLSEAQTKLALKNALRYVPEKFHDQVIPEFLEELKTRGRIYGYRWYPKTRVYGKPIDEYKGKCTAAKAMQVMIDNNLDFDIALYPYELVTYGETGQVCSNWMQYQLIMRYLEEMTDEQTLVVESGHPMGLFSSKKDAPRVIITNGLLVGEYDNIHDWEIGEQMGVTNYGQMTAGGWMYIGPQGIVHGTFNTLLNAGRLKLGIADDGDLRGKLFITSGLGGMSGAQGKAGEIAKAVAIVAEVDRSRIDTRLEQGWISHVTETPEETMTLAKEYMDKEETTSIAYHGNIVDLLEYVNENNIHVHLLSDQTSCHNVYEGGYCPAGMTFEERTRLLAEDQEKFHVEIDKTLKRHFEVIKSLTAKGTYFFDYGNSFMKAIYDTGIKEISKNGIDDKDGFIWPSYVEDIMGPMLFDYGYGPFRWACLSRKHEDLMATDKAAMEVIDPNRRYQDRDNYNWIRDAEENKLVVGTEARILYQDAMGRVNIALKFNEMVREGKIGPVMIGRDHHDVSGTDSPFRETSNIKDGSNITADMATQCYAGNAARGMSLIALHNGGGVGIGKSINGGFGLVLDGSETTDEIIKSAVAWDTMGGVARRSWARNPHAIETSMEYNEMRKGLDHITIPYIADDDKVNSAISELFK, encoded by the coding sequence ATGATTAGTAATCAAAATATTAGTGATGCAATGACAATTAAATTACCTGATGTTTTACCAGATATGCCAGTTTTCCAAGAAGGAATTAGACGTGCTCCAGATAGAGGATTCCGGTTATCAGAAGCTCAAACAAAATTAGCATTAAAAAATGCTTTAAGATATGTTCCAGAAAAATTCCATGACCAAGTGATTCCAGAATTTTTAGAAGAATTAAAAACTCGTGGACGAATTTATGGTTATCGTTGGTACCCAAAAACTCGTGTTTATGGAAAACCAATTGATGAGTATAAAGGTAAATGTACTGCTGCTAAAGCAATGCAAGTAATGATTGATAACAACTTAGACTTTGATATTGCTCTATATCCTTATGAACTTGTAACTTATGGCGAAACAGGACAAGTTTGTTCAAACTGGATGCAATATCAATTAATCATGCGCTATTTAGAAGAAATGACAGATGAACAAACACTTGTCGTTGAATCTGGACATCCAATGGGATTATTCTCTTCTAAAAAAGACGCACCACGCGTTATCATTACGAATGGTTTACTTGTTGGTGAATATGATAATATTCATGACTGGGAAATCGGAGAACAAATGGGTGTTACTAACTACGGACAAATGACAGCTGGTGGTTGGATGTACATTGGACCACAAGGTATTGTTCACGGAACATTCAATACTTTATTAAATGCTGGTCGTTTGAAATTAGGAATTGCTGATGATGGCGATTTAAGAGGAAAACTATTCATTACATCTGGTTTAGGTGGTATGAGTGGAGCTCAAGGTAAAGCTGGAGAAATTGCTAAAGCTGTAGCAATTGTCGCTGAAGTTGACCGTTCTCGTATCGATACTCGTTTAGAACAAGGTTGGATTTCTCACGTAACTGAAACACCAGAAGAAACAATGACGTTAGCTAAAGAATATATGGATAAAGAAGAAACTACTTCTATTGCTTATCATGGTAATATCGTAGATTTATTAGAATATGTCAACGAAAATAATATTCATGTTCACTTACTATCAGACCAAACTTCTTGTCATAATGTTTACGAAGGTGGCTATTGTCCTGCAGGTATGACTTTTGAAGAAAGAACTCGTTTACTTGCTGAGGATCAAGAAAAATTCCATGTTGAAATTGATAAAACGTTAAAACGTCATTTTGAAGTAATTAAATCGTTAACTGCTAAAGGGACTTATTTCTTCGATTATGGCAACTCATTTATGAAAGCTATTTATGATACTGGTATTAAAGAAATTTCTAAAAATGGTATTGATGACAAAGACGGATTTATCTGGCCATCATACGTAGAAGATATCATGGGACCTATGTTATTTGACTATGGTTATGGACCATTCCGTTGGGCTTGTTTAAGCCGTAAACATGAAGACTTAATGGCAACTGACAAAGCTGCTATGGAAGTTATTGATCCTAACCGTCGTTATCAAGATCGTGATAACTACAACTGGATTCGTGATGCTGAAGAAAATAAATTAGTTGTTGGTACAGAAGCTCGTATTCTTTATCAAGATGCTATGGGACGTGTTAACATTGCCCTTAAATTTAATGAAATGGTTAGAGAAGGAAAAATTGGACCTGTTATGATTGGTCGTGACCACCATGACGTGTCTGGTACTGACTCTCCATTCCGTGAAACATCAAATATCAAAGACGGAAGTAATATTACAGCTGATATGGCAACACAATGTTATGCAGGTAATGCAGCTCGTGGTATGAGTTTAATTGCTCTACATAACGGTGGTGGTGTTGGTATTGGTAAATCTATCAATGGTGGATTTGGTTTAGTTTTAGACGGAAGTGAAACAACTGATGAAATTATTAAATCAGCTGTTGCATGGGACACTATGGGTGGAGTAGCACGTCGTAGTTGGGCTCGTAACCCTCATGCTATTGAAACTTCTATGGAATATAATGAAATGCGAAAAGGTTTAGACCATATTACTATTCCTTACATTGCGGATGACGATAAAGTAAATTCAGCAATTAGTGAGTTATTTAAATAA